The Geotalea uraniireducens Rf4 genome window below encodes:
- a CDS encoding M28 family peptidase, which translates to MDCSTKVHHIRLFPGNRRGWLAFLLRWLIIALVIGTGGFYVFRMPGRSYDLPLKPLTSEEAGLRDRLRSHVRTLAGEIGERNVWRYGALQAAAGYLENELESSGYAVTGQHYTAKGKGVQNLEAELPGLNANAGMIIVGAHYDSVYGSPGADDNGSGTAAVLEIARLLKGRPLSRSVRFVLFVNEEPPFFKTGLMGSLVYAKRSRQRGEKIAAMLSLETIGYYSDAPQSQHYPFPLNFFYPSTGNFIGFVGNIGSRRLVHRSLEAFRRTTAFPSEGAAVPGGIIGVDWSDHWSFWHEGYPALMVTDTALYRYNQYHGPFDTPDRLDYDRMARVVAGLARVVVDLAQK; encoded by the coding sequence ATGGACTGTTCGACGAAGGTGCACCACATCAGGCTCTTTCCCGGGAATAGACGGGGCTGGCTGGCATTCCTGCTGCGCTGGCTCATCATCGCACTGGTGATCGGTACAGGAGGCTTTTACGTGTTCAGGATGCCCGGCCGCTCATACGATCTGCCGCTCAAACCGCTGACCAGCGAGGAGGCCGGGCTGCGCGACCGGCTCCGGTCCCATGTCCGGACCCTGGCGGGCGAGATCGGGGAGCGGAACGTCTGGCGATACGGGGCGCTCCAGGCGGCGGCCGGCTACCTGGAAAATGAACTCGAAAGCTCCGGCTATGCCGTGACCGGCCAGCACTACACGGCGAAGGGGAAGGGGGTGCAGAACCTGGAGGCGGAACTCCCGGGCCTAAACGCTAACGCCGGGATGATCATTGTCGGCGCCCACTACGACTCTGTGTACGGCTCGCCGGGGGCGGACGACAACGGGAGCGGAACGGCGGCAGTCCTCGAGATCGCCCGGCTCCTCAAGGGGAGACCCCTGTCCCGGTCCGTGCGCTTTGTCCTGTTCGTCAACGAGGAGCCGCCGTTCTTCAAGACCGGCCTGATGGGGAGCCTGGTCTACGCCAAGCGGTCACGGCAGCGCGGAGAAAAGATCGCCGCCATGCTCTCGCTGGAGACTATCGGCTACTACTCCGATGCGCCGCAGAGCCAGCACTACCCGTTCCCCCTCAATTTCTTCTACCCATCGACCGGCAACTTCATCGGCTTCGTCGGGAATATCGGCTCGCGCCGGCTCGTCCACAGGTCGCTTGAGGCCTTCCGCCGCACCACCGCTTTCCCATCCGAGGGGGCCGCGGTGCCGGGGGGGATCATCGGGGTCGACTGGTCCGATCACTGGTCGTTCTGGCACGAGGGGTATCCGGCCCTCATGGTTACCGATACCGCTCTCTACCGCTACAACCAGTACCACGGACCGTTCGATACGCCTGACCGGCTCGATTATGACCGGATGGCGCGGGTGGTTGCCGGACTTGCCCGGGTGGTGGTTGATCTGGCACAGAAATAG
- the lnt gene encoding apolipoprotein N-acyltransferase: MIEKAVPWIAAVMGGVLLFLGYVGFDLFYLEWICLVPVLWAIREQRPGRAFLIGWVAGIAAHGGGFYWVIQMFQGFAGMPWPLATLGLMLLAAANGIVLAIWAWGTRLITRDTGWNVAWVSPVVWTAAEKFWPEIFPNYLGASQYKLSLLTQIADVTGILGVTFLVVYINSTVYAVIEQWFKNRRFAWRQVAVFAAVVGVVLVYGGVRIRAVDRQASGAAKLTVGLVQANHGAGEKHKDPEGLLREHREMSRTLAGTRALDLIVWPESICRINGTSREGRLPSDLLGDLHTPALIGATLGMWQGDKPRVCNTAMLTDSTGGILGTYDKRVLVPFGEYIPFGDTFPQLYSWSPYSSRFWPGESEEPLQLGKHLLSVSICYEDIFPGHIRSLMRGARDCRVPEAMFNLTNDSWYGKSIEPMEHLVLASFRAIEHRRSLVRATNTGVSAFVDPVGRLVNRSGLWTKETLVGRIPMMEGRTVYALLGDWVGWVCASLSIVGIGLAIRVSGRRIEQDRPQGDKRKKRQKKQPVAR, from the coding sequence CTCGTGCCCGTCCTTTGGGCGATCCGGGAGCAGCGCCCGGGCCGGGCGTTCCTCATCGGCTGGGTCGCCGGCATCGCGGCACACGGAGGCGGCTTCTACTGGGTCATCCAGATGTTCCAGGGGTTCGCCGGAATGCCGTGGCCGCTCGCAACGCTGGGACTCATGCTCCTCGCCGCGGCGAACGGCATCGTGTTAGCGATATGGGCGTGGGGCACGCGGCTGATCACCCGTGATACCGGCTGGAACGTGGCCTGGGTTTCCCCGGTCGTCTGGACGGCAGCAGAAAAATTCTGGCCCGAGATCTTCCCGAACTATCTCGGCGCAAGCCAGTACAAGCTCTCCCTCTTGACGCAGATAGCGGATGTGACGGGCATCCTCGGCGTCACCTTCCTCGTGGTTTACATCAATTCCACGGTCTATGCGGTAATCGAGCAGTGGTTCAAGAACCGGCGATTCGCCTGGCGTCAGGTTGCGGTCTTCGCAGCAGTTGTCGGAGTGGTTCTGGTCTATGGAGGAGTCCGCATCCGCGCCGTGGACCGGCAGGCCTCGGGCGCCGCGAAGCTGACGGTCGGCCTGGTTCAGGCCAATCACGGGGCTGGTGAGAAGCACAAAGATCCGGAAGGTTTACTCCGCGAGCACCGGGAGATGTCCAGGACCTTGGCCGGAACCCGTGCCCTCGACCTGATCGTGTGGCCCGAGAGCATTTGCCGCATCAATGGAACGTCCCGTGAGGGACGGCTTCCGTCAGATCTGCTCGGCGACCTGCACACTCCGGCGCTGATCGGCGCAACCCTGGGCATGTGGCAGGGGGACAAACCCCGCGTCTGCAACACCGCCATGCTCACGGACAGCACGGGCGGGATTCTCGGCACATACGACAAGAGGGTGCTCGTCCCCTTCGGTGAGTACATCCCGTTTGGCGACACCTTCCCGCAGCTATACTCTTGGTCGCCATACTCCAGCAGGTTTTGGCCCGGGGAGAGCGAGGAGCCGCTCCAGCTCGGCAAACATCTGCTCTCCGTAAGCATCTGTTACGAGGATATATTTCCCGGACATATCCGCTCGCTCATGCGCGGCGCGCGTGACTGCCGCGTTCCCGAGGCGATGTTCAACCTGACCAACGACTCCTGGTACGGCAAATCGATCGAACCGATGGAGCACCTGGTCCTCGCAAGCTTCCGGGCGATCGAACACCGGCGATCCCTCGTGCGGGCCACCAACACCGGCGTGTCCGCCTTCGTGGACCCGGTGGGGCGGCTCGTCAACCGCAGCGGGCTATGGACGAAGGAAACGCTGGTAGGCCGGATCCCGATGATGGAAGGCCGCACCGTTTACGCGCTGCTGGGGGACTGGGTCGGCTGGGTCTGCGCCAGCCTCTCCATTGTCGGCATCGGCCTGGCAATCCGCGTCTCTGGGCGCCGCATCGAGCAAGACCGGCCGCAAGGCGACAAGAGAAAGAAGCGTCAAAAGAAGCAACCCGTGGCGCGCTGA